The proteins below are encoded in one region of Aggregicoccus sp. 17bor-14:
- a CDS encoding NAD(P)-dependent oxidoreductase, protein MQHELGFIGLGLMGQPMALNLARAGTPLVVWNRSADKCEPLRAAGAQVTASAAEVFERAHTVILMLADGDSIDAVLGRGTPRFAQLVAGRTVVHMGTTSPEYSRGLEADLRAAGAQYVEAPVSGSRKPAEAGQLVAMLAGAPEAVEAVRPLLRPMCHEAVPCGAVPNALLMKLSVNLFLITMVTGLAEAVHFAERQGLSLDTLRAVLDAGPMASSVSRVKAQKLVAGDFAAQAAAADVLKNNQLVAEAARRAQLASPLLDACHALYRETVALGHGGEDMVAVVRALEARTKAGA, encoded by the coding sequence ATGCAGCACGAACTGGGCTTCATCGGGCTGGGGCTGATGGGACAGCCCATGGCCCTCAACCTCGCGCGCGCGGGCACGCCGCTCGTGGTGTGGAACCGCAGCGCGGACAAGTGCGAGCCCCTGCGCGCCGCCGGGGCGCAGGTGACAGCGAGCGCCGCGGAGGTGTTCGAGCGGGCACACACCGTCATCCTCATGCTCGCGGACGGGGACTCCATCGACGCCGTGCTCGGCCGCGGCACGCCGCGCTTCGCGCAGCTCGTCGCGGGCCGCACCGTGGTGCACATGGGCACCACCTCGCCCGAGTACTCGCGCGGGCTGGAGGCGGACCTGCGCGCCGCGGGCGCGCAGTACGTGGAGGCGCCCGTCTCCGGCTCGCGCAAGCCCGCGGAGGCGGGGCAGCTGGTCGCGATGCTCGCGGGGGCGCCAGAGGCCGTGGAGGCGGTGCGCCCGCTCTTGCGCCCCATGTGCCACGAGGCCGTGCCCTGCGGCGCCGTGCCCAACGCGCTCTTGATGAAGCTCTCGGTGAACCTCTTCCTCATCACCATGGTGACGGGGCTCGCGGAGGCGGTGCACTTCGCCGAGCGGCAGGGCTTGAGCCTGGACACGCTGCGCGCGGTGCTCGACGCGGGGCCCATGGCGAGCAGCGTCTCGCGCGTGAAGGCGCAGAAGCTGGTGGCGGGCGACTTCGCCGCGCAGGCCGCGGCCGCGGACGTGCTCAAGAACAACCAGCTCGTCGCCGAGGCGGCGCGCCGCGCGCAGCTGGCCTCGCCGCTGCTCGACGCCTGCCACGCGCTCTACCGGGAGACGGTGGCGCTGGGCCACGGCGGCGAGGACATGGTCGCGGTGGTGCGTGCGCTGGAGGCGCGCACGAAGGCCGGGGCCTGA